The Fluviispira sanaruensis sequence TTGTCCCAATCACACATTTTTTTAATTCAACTTGTTCTAATCCTGCAACAAGAGCTTGTGTCTCTGGTCTTTTATGTGGCTCAACATAGCCAATGACAACATCAAATCCCCGTTGCTTAAGTGTTTGTGCTTCCTTAAGCATCGAATAGGTTTTTCCAACTCCTGCTGCATATCCTATAATAATTTTGAGAGAACCTCTCCGCTTACTTTCAAGAATTTCTTCAAATGTCTTCATTTTTATTCTTCGTTTTTAGCTTCATCCACAAGAATATTTAACAGGAGCACATTTATATTTTCTTCACCAATAATACCTAATGCAGGTTTTTCAAGCAAAGAATAAATTAAGGTCTTGAGCTTATCTTCACTCATTTTTCTTGCGTGTGCAACCCTCGGGATTTGCAATAAAGCAGCTTGTAAAGAAATATGTGGATCGAGCCCACTTCCTGATGCATTCACGAGATCGTTCGGAATATCGGAAATTTTTATTGTGGGGTTCTCCTTTAAAATTTTTTTTGTTTCACTTTTTATATTTTCATATAATTTTATATTTGTAGTTGCTAAATTTGAGGGAGATGAGCTTAAACCGTCATACCCTTTTTCACCCGCAGCTGAAGGTCTACCATGAAAATATTTTGGTGAAAAAAAATTTTGTCCGATCAATTTTGCTCCAATAGATTTATTATCCTTATAAATAATCCCACCATTGCTCTCTTCAGGAAAAAAAATCCTCCCAGTTAATGTAACAAATAAAGGATAAACACACCCTAATATAATAAATAGAATACCTGTTATAACAATGCATCTATATAGTGAACGCCCCATAAATAATCCTTTTAATTTTTAAATTATATTTAAACCATTTATAATCATATCCACAATTTTAATGCCTATAAAAGGAATAATAACCCCACCTACCCCAAATACGAAAAAATTATAACTTAACAAACTCAATGCATTTCTAGGTCTATATTTTACCCCCTTCAATGCAAGTGGAATGAGAATAATTATAATTAAAGCATTAAATATGATTGCAGACAGTATTGCGCTATTTGGACTTTCTAAATGCATAATATTATATTTAGCAAAATCTGGGAAAACACCCAGAAACATAGCAGGAAGAATTGCAAAATATTTTGCCACGTCATTGGCAATACTAAAAGTGGTTAAAGCCCCTCTTGTAATCAAAAGTTGTTTGCCAATTTCAACGATTTCAATCACTTTAGTTGGATCGGAGTCAAGGTCGATCATATTTCCTGCTTCACGCGCGGCTTGCGTACCCGTGTTCATGGAAAGCCCGACATCTGCTTGAGCAAGAGCAGGTGCATCGTTGGTACCGTCCCCCGACATTGCGACCATACGCCCTTCTTTTTTTAAGGTTTTTATCAACATCAATTTATCTTCAGGTTTTGCTTCCGAAAGAAAATCATCGACACCCGCTTCTTGAGCAATGGCGGCTGCGGTTAATTTATTATCCCCGGTTATCATTATGGAGCGTATCCCCATTGCCCGAATACGGGCAAAACGCGCATGAATACCTGGCTTCACAATATCTTTTAAATAAATAACTCCTAATATCTTTGAACCCTTCGCCACAGCTAAAGGAGTCCCACCCATTTTAGAAATTTTTACAAAGTGCTCATGAACAGACTTAGGAACATCACCACCTAAGGAGCGCACCCAGGCTGAAATTGCTTCTAATGCACCTTTTCGATAACTCTCACTTACGGTATCGATTCCACTCATCCGCGTTTCTGCAGAAAATGGGATGGGCGTAGAATTTTTTGCGGTCACATAGTGGATACGCAGTTCATTTGCTAATTTCACTATGGACCGACCTTCTGGTGTGTCATCAAAAGTCGAAGCGATCAGTGCAGCAAGGCCAAGATCATCTACAGTGACCCCTTCGGCGGGGAAAAACTCACTGGCCATTCGATTCCCTACGGTTATGGTACCCGTCTTGTCGAGCAACAAAACATCAATATCACCCGCAGCTTCGACAGCTCTACCAGACATTGCAAGAACATTTCTTTGTAAAACCCGATCCATGCCAGCAATCCCAATGGCTGATAGCAGCCCACCAATTGTGGTTGGGATAAGACAAACAAGGAGAGCAACCAACACCACAACCGAAATATTGAGATTTTGATATATTGCAAAAGGCTTTAAGGTAACAACGGCCAATAGAAAAACTGCTGTTAATCCAAATAAAAGAATATTTAAAGCAATTTCATTGGGAGTTTTCTTACGTTCTGCACCTTCAACAAGGGCAATCATTTTATCTAGAAAAGATTTTCCTGGCTCTGCCGTGACTTGAATAACGATACGATCGGAGAGCACCATCGTACCACCTGTCACAGCGGAACGATCACCACCCGACTCGCGAATAACAGGCGCGGATTCACCTGTAATAGCCGATTCATCAATTGAAGCCATTCCTTCCACAACAGTGCCATCGGCAGGTATCACTTCACCTGCAACAACAACAACTCTGTCATCTTTTAATAAATTCGAGGCAGAGACAATTTCATATTCGTTACTTTGTTTATTGAGGCGTTTTGCTTGAGTATCTCTTCTGGTTTTTTTTAAATTTTCTGCCTGTGCTTTCCCCCTACCCTCTGCCAGTGCTTCAGCAAAGTTTGCAAAGAGAACGGTGAACCAGAGCCAGATAGATATTTGCAGAGAAAAATTTACTGAACTCATATCATTTAAAATAAAATCATTTGCTGTAGCAATTGTGGTGATAATGGCGCCCAAACCCACGATAAATAGCACAGGATTTTTATAAAGACTAAATGGATTTAACTTAACAAATGATTCTTTAATTGCCGAAAAAACAAGTTCATTTGAAACAAAAACATTATTTTCTTTCATAATTATTCACCACCTATTGAAAGAAATTTTCCATTGAGCATTTGCATATTTTCTATTATTGGCCCGACTGACAATGCAGGTAAATAAACTAAAAGGCCAAGAATAAGTATCGTCCCAATAAGTAACAATAAAAAAACGGAACCATATACTTGAAAATTATTTTCGGTTATGGGTTTCTTTATTTTCTGTGCGAGCGACCCTGCTATGGCAAGAAGTGGTATGAGATTTAAATAACGTCCTGCCAACATAGCAAATGAAGTTGTATAATTCCAAAAAGGTGTGTTGGTATTTAATGAGCCAAATGCACTGCCATTATTTTGCGCGGCAGAGGTATATGCGTAAAACATTTCTGTAAATCCATGGGATCCTGGATTCCCAATCGAAGAAAAACCTATTGCCAACGAGGAAGAGATTGCGAGCAAAAGCAAAATCACAGTGGAAACACCAATGATAGGAAACATGGCAATTTTTATTTCTCTTGCTTCTATCTTTTTCCCTAAATATTCAGGAGTTCTGCCTACCATAAGCCCCGCAATAAACACAGCAAGCAAAACAAATAAAATCATACCATATAAGCCAGAGCCAACACCGCCATAAATAACTTCATTTAAAAGCATATTAATAATTGCAAACATTCCACCCATTGGGGTCAAACTGCTGTGAGAATTTGCCACCGCACCACAAGAAGCAGCTGTTGTTACACTTGAAAAAAGAGAAGATGCAAAAATACCAAAACGTGTTTCTTTACCTTCCATATTGATTGAGCTTGCTAAGCCCAATTTATCTATAAAATTTGGATTCCCTTGGTATTCAAAATAAGCAATGAGCAAAACAGATGCTATAAATAAAATAGCCATACTCAGCCAAATTGTGACTGCATGTTTCATATAATTTGTCATTTTTCCAAAAGTAAAAACAAGTGCACTTGGCACTAAAAAAATTGAAATCATTTGAAAAAAATGCGACCAAGCGGTTGGATTTTCATAGGGGTGAGCAGCATTGGCATTGAAAAAACCACCGCCATTCACACCCAAAAGTTTAATCGCAACCTGTGAAGCGACTGGACCTTGAGGCAAAATTTGTTCACCGCCTTCCAAAGGTTTAATCTGAATATATGCTTGAAAATTTTGTATCATACCTTGGGAAATATAAAAAACTGCGAAAATAAAAGACAAAGGAAGAAGTACATAAAGAGAAGAACGAGTTAAATCAACCCAGAAATTACCAAGACCATTTGCTTTCTCTTGATTGAGTCCACGAATAATAGCGATACAGGCAGCAAAGCCGATTGCAGCTGATAAGAAATTGTTTGAAGCCAACGCCACCATTTGGGAGAAATAACTCATAGTTGTTTCGCCTGAATAAGCTTGCCAATTTGTATTTGTTAAAAAACTCACGGCGGTATTGATCGCAAGATCTGTCGGTAAACCCTGAAAGTTTTGTGGATTTAATGGTAAAATATGTTGAAATTTCAAAATTAAAAATGTGATTGAAAATAATAGAATGCTAAAGAGAACGACTTCAAGCGTATATTTCCGCCATGTTTGACTTTCATCCACATCCACTTTTGCAATTTTATAAATTTGTTTTTCGATGGGATAAAGAATGAAATGGAGAAATGTTTTTTCTCCTTGCATAATTTTCTTAATAAATATACCCAGAGGGTATGAAAGAATAAATAAGACAAACACAAAGAAAAATAAGAGATAGAAATCTTGAGCATTCATAAACAAAAATCCTTAACTTATTTAAAAGTTTAATTTCATGACTTATACATTTAAAAAATAAAATTCTCAATAGTTGAATACTTTATTTATAATAAATTGAAATAAGATCTTCTTATGGATTGTGAATTTTTAAAACCTTCGTGTTAATATAATACAAAGGAATGTGCAGCTCTAAAGTCGCACAGTGAATGGAGTTTAAAATGAATGAAACACAATTGAGCGAAAAAAGCTTCTACCAAAGTAAAATCAACTTAACAGACGATGAAAATCAAGAAAACATGGAGAGTTTTACTATCAGCGTAGAAGAAGCCGCTAAAATCCTCGGCGTCAATCGCTCCCGTCTGTCGCAATTGACGAGTAAGGGTGTATTTCCTTATGAAAAAAGAAAAATAGAAACCAGAAATCGGTTGTTCTATCGCTTAAATGATCTTTTACAACACCAACGAGCACAAATGCTTGGAAGTGCGTATGAGTTTATTCAAACACACGCTGCAGAAGAAGAGCTTCGAACACCAGCAATGCGTGAAATAAATATAGATTTTTTGCAGGAAAAGTCCGAACAAGAAAAAAAACAACTTCGCACTCCAATTAAACACAGCAAAAAAAATAAAACTCTTCTTAAACCATGCGCGACTGCGTTATTCGAACAAGAGAAAAAATTAGAGAATGATAAAAAAATATTGGCGGATGTTGAATTCATAAAGCAAAAAATATTAGCGCAAGGAGAAGAGTTAATTTGTCAAAAGGAGTTTTTCAAAAAAGAAGAATTTATTTTGCAACAAAAATTAACAGAAAATAATTGCTCAATAAATAAACTAAATTATGCTGTTTTTGCAATACAAAATAAATTAACAGAACTATCTTATGAAAATAAAAAATTAAAAGAACATATAGATAAATATATTATGAGCATGCAAAAATCTAAAAATTGGTCGCAAAAAAAACCAAAATACCGAGTTTCTCGTTCAACAGCGAGTCGCTAAATACAATTGTGTTCCCATTTGCCTTACAAGTTCAAGCTGCTGGCCTGTATAATTGATATGAGCTGTCTGCATAAGAACAATCTTTTCAGTTATCTGCCGAACGTCGATATTTTGATTTGCAATATTTGATAATTTAAGAGCAACTTCTTTACAACTATCGGCCATTTCACGATCACTCACAAATATCTCTTCGACAGTTTGTCCAATATTGAGTTTATTTATATTTTGTAAATCAAAATTGATTTCAGCACTGAGCATTCTTAAAATAAGAGAGTCTAAATGGTCAGAAACATCCTCTCGATGGGAAGAGATTTTATCAAATAATTTCTGATACCCCCACAGTTTACAAATATTTCTATGCACACGTAATTGCTGCAGTATTGTCGCATGCACTTGCACAAGAGCAGCCAAACCCATAGCCAACTCACCGGTGATTTTCATAACTATATTCTCCAAAAAAATAACTATACCTAATAGTGCGACTCAATCACTCTATCACACAGAAAAAAAAGCCACATACAATTTTAGATTGCATGTGGCCTTATCTTTAGAAAGTCAAGAGAATTACTTATTCTCAGCGGCTCTCTTTGCTTTATATTTAGCAACCATATCTTCTTGAACGTTGCGTGGAACAGCAGCGTACTTAGCAAATTCCATAGAGAATTCGCCTTTACCTTGAGTTCCCGAACGTAAGTCAGTTGAGAAACCAAACATTTCAGTGAGTGGAACTTCTGCTTCGATTTGACAGTAACCACCATTTCCAGCAGTTCCCATGATAACACCACGACGTTGGTTGATAAGACCCATCATTGTTCCTTGGAACTCTTCTGGCCCTTCAATACCAACCTTCATAATAGGTTCTAGAATAACAGGCTTAGCGCTCATATAAGATTCACGGAATCCTGTCATCGCACAAGTTTTGAAGGCCATTTCGTTTGAGTCAACTGGGTGATGTAAACCATCATTTACAACCAATTTCACACCAACAATTTGCGCTCCGATGAGCAGACCATTTTTCAACTGTTCAGCAAAACCTTTTTCACAAGCAGGAATAAACTGTCTTGGAATGGATCCACCAACGGTTTCATCTTCAAATTCATAGATTTTGTCGCCAGCATCCGCCAAAGGTTCCATATAACCAATAATACGTGCAAACTGCCCAGAACCACCGGATTGTTTTTTGTGAGTGTAGTTGATTTCTGCACGTGAAGTGAGAGCTTCGCGGAAGTTAACTTGTGGTTTTCCAACGATTGTTTCGCAACCGAATTCACGTTTCATACGTTCAACATAAATTTCAAGGTGAAGCTCACCCATCCCAGCAATGATAGTTTCACCGGATTCTTCATCACGGGAAACGCGGAAAGTTGGATCTTCTTTAGTAAACTTATTCAAAGCTTTCGAAAAGTTTGTTTGTGCTGTTTTGTCTTTTGGTGCGATTGCTAATGTAATAACGGCATTTGGAACGTACATAGAAGCCATTGTTACGTTTAACTTACCATCTGTGAATGTATCGCCAGAAGCACAGTCAACACCAAAGAGAGCAACGATGTCGCCTGCTGAAGCTTCTTCAATATCTTCCATGTCATCGGAGTGAAGACGAACGATGCGTGGAACTTTAACACGTTTTTCAGAAGACATATTGGTGATCATCTCACCTTTTTTAGCTGTCCCTTGATAAATACGCATAAATGTAAGCTGACCATAACGTGTTTCGTCAAGCTTGAATGCAAGCATAACAAGTGGAAGGTCTGGATCTGCTTTCAAAGGAACGCGTTCTTCGTTATTTGTCTGGTCAAGAGCTTCGTTAGAAACTTCATTTGGCGCAGGCAAATAAGCCGTAACAGCGTCTAAAAGCACTTGAACGCCTTTGTTTTTGAACGCAGAACCACAGAAAACAGGAGTAAACTGAAGGCTAATAACTGCCTTACGCATAGCCTTAGCACCTTCTTCCGCCGTAACGAATTCGTCAGAAAGGAATTTTTCAGCGACACCATCGTCAAAGTCAGCAAGAGCGCCAATGAGGTCGCTACGGCGTGATTTTGCTTCGTCCATCATGTCAACTGGAACGTCTTCTTCACGGACATTTTCACCGTTTGCGCCATCAAAATAGAAAGCTTTCATAGAAAGAAGATCAACAACACCTTGGAAACGATCTTCTGCGCCGATTGGCATTTGCGCCATCCAAGCATTGTGATTTAATTTTTCACGTAATTGTTGGCAAACACGGTATGGGTTTGCTCCAGGGCGGTCCATTTTGTTTACAAATGCAATGCGTGGAACGCGGTAACGACGCATTTGGCGGTCAACTGTGATGGACTGTGACTGAACGCCAGCAACAGAACAAAGCACAAGAATAGCACCGTCAAGAACGCGCAGAGAGCGCTCAACTTCAACTGTAAAGTCAACGTGGCCGGGGGTGTCGATAAGGTTAATCCAAGTATCTTTCCACTGGCAAAATGTAGCCGCAGACTGAATTGTAATGCCTTTTTCACGCTCAAGATCCATATGATCCATAGTCGCGCCAACGCCAGATTTGCCCTTTACTTCCTCAATTTTGTGAATTTTACCGGTATAAAAAAGAATACGCTCGGAAAGAGTGGTCTTTCCAGAGTCGATATGAGCAGAAATACCAATATTTCTAACGCGGGAGAGGTCTTTGATTGTCATATTTGATCCAACTCAACATAAAAATGGTTAAAACTTCAGTCCAAACCAGAGGACGGGAAACACGCTCTGTGCTATCTGATTTTGAATTGAATTTCAATAGCCTTTTTTATGCTTTTGTTGGGAGAAGCTTCTAAATTGAGGCTCTTATCCCATACTGACTTTTTGCCACCCATTTGCGTCGCTCATAAGCCTGCTCAATCACATCTTCGATCCAAACTTTTCCAACAATGCCTTCTTGCTCCCAGAGTTTTGGAAACATACTTATGGATGTTAAGCCTGGAAGTGTATTTATCTCATTGAAAACAAACCGATTGGGGTCTTGACAGTTCCAAAAGTCAATCCGACACAATCCAGAAATTCCAGTCACTTGCGCAACTTTTTTTGCAATATTTTTTAGCTCATTCATTCTGTCAGCGCTGATACTTGCTGGTATTTTGGTTGTTGCCTCAGAAACACTCGAATACTTTTCTTCATATGAATAGAAATCCTTCGTAACAATCTCCCCAGCTATCGTTATTTTTGGAAAGGCAGACGTTCCTAAAAAAGCGCATTCGACTTCAGTGCCTTGCATAGGTTCCTCAACCAATACTTTTTGATCGAAGGCAAGTGCCTCTTTTAAAAGAATTATCAGATCTTCCCGGTTTTTTGCCCGCCCTGTCCCTACAGCAGACCCCAAAGAGTTGGGTTTCACGAAGCAAGGATAACCTATTGATATTTCTACTCTCTCAAGAGTTTCATCGGGATTTTTCGTATAAGCCTCTCCTTCAATCAGCTCATATTTTGCAATCGAGATTCCTGCATCGCGTACAAGTCGCTTAGCGATATCTTTATCGATCCCCACTGCACTGGCACGAAGATCGCAACCAGCATAAGCCACCTCTGCCAACTCAAAAAGCCCTTGTAAACGTCCATCTTCTCCGTTTTGCCCATGCAAGATAGGAAAAAAACAGGATGCTTCTAAATTGAGAATACGATAAGGGAATGATTTAAAATCCTTTTCAATCTCATCGTGCAAATAAGGTAAAAGTACACATTTTAGATTTTTACGTTCAGGCATTTGCTTAAGAACCTGCCCATTTATAATTGCCGCAAGATCTTCAATCGTAATGTCAGAAAAATCCTTTGCTTTAAAGGTTCCTTCTAAACTAAAATAATTCCCTTTTTTATTGATCCCAACGGGAATAATATTATATTTTTCAGGAATATTTTTAAAAACATAAACTGCAGAGCGTAGAGATATTTCATGCTCACTTGAACGCCCACCAAAAAGAACAGCAATAGTATTTTCAGAACTTTGATTTTGAGTCATCTAACTTTCTCCAATAACGACCGGGTAGGAAAATACACGAGCTTCACTTGAATTGAAACTGAACAAGGGCTATGAAAGAATAGACAGTACAAATGTATGGTAGCTCTTCTATTTGGAAGAGTCTATATACGATTATGGGTTGCACGATTTCTGAACACATATCTTTATCTAACCACGTGCAACATATCTTTGCAATAAAAGGAGACTCTCATGTCAGCTGCAGATACAAACATCAATAAATTTAAAGCCCTAGAAACTCTTTTCCAATCTGTTGAAAAGCAATTTGGCAAGGGCACAATCATGCGCCTTTCCGATGATTCTAAAATTGCACAAGAAATTCAAGTTATTCCATCGGGCTCTATCAGTCTTGACGTTGCTTTAGGGGTAGGAGGTTTACCCAAAGGACGGGTGGTTGAAATTTATGGAACAGAATCAAGTGGTAAAACCACTTTAACTTTACACGCCATTGCGGAATGCCAGAAAAAAGGAGGCATTGCTGCCTTTATCGATGCTGAACACGCTCTCGATGTCAGCTATGCGCGTAAAATTGGGGTGAACACCTCAGACCTTCTTGTTTCCCAACCGGACAACGGCGAACAGGCACTTGAAATTGTAGACATGTTAGTACGAAGCGGCGCCGTGGACCTCATTGTTGTGGACTCCGTTGCGGCCCTCACGCCAAAGGCTGAAATTGAAGGGGAAATGGGTGACAGCCATATGGGTCTACAGGCACGCCTTATGAGCCAAGCTCTGCGCAAGCTGACAGGAAGCATTTCAAAAACCAATTGCTGTGTCATTTTTATCAACCAAGTGCGTATGAAAATTGGTATTGTTTTTGGCAATCCTGAAACCACAACAGGAGGGCAGGCTCTCAAGTTTTACTCTTCTGTGCGCCTTGAAGTGCGCAGGGCTGCCGCTATCAAAAACTCCAACGACACCATTGGTCATCGTACGAAAGTCAAAGTTGTTAAAAACAAAGTAGCAGCTCCCTTTAAGGAAGTAGAATTCGACATTATGTTTGGTCAGGGCATTAGCAAAGAAGGAGACATTCTCGATCTTGCTTCTGCCCCTGAAGCCGAAATCATTCAAAAAAGCGGAACATGGTTCACTTACAATGGCGAACGCCTTGGCCAAGGACGCGAAAATGCAAAAGAGTATTTGCGTGAGCATCCAGAAACCATGGCAAAGATCGAAGCGGCTGTGCGCGCCCGGGCTAATCTCATCCGCACTCCAGCTAACACAACAGATGAAGCCAGCGAAGACTCTATCAAGTCTTTGCCAGGTGCAAGCCAAGCTTTGCCAAGCACTCCAACTAAGCCAGGCCGGCGCAGCGCAGCCGCTTCGGTGTCTGCAGAATAAAAATTAAGAGAATACGGTTATTTGGAGTACATATCAGTATGGAAGAATGGGATCTCGTTGTCATTGGTGGCGGCGCAGCAGGATATTTTGGAGCAATTGCATGCGCTGAAGCTTTTCCAGGGGCACGCGTTCTTATACTCGAAGCCACAGCAAGAGTTTTAACAAAAGTCAAAGTTTCTGGTGGAGGGCGCTGCAACGTCACTCACAATCTTTATGAGCCTAAACAGCTTATTTCTTTTTACCCAAGAGGACAAAAAGAATTGATTGGATCCTTCCACAAATTTCAACCCAAAGACACTGTGGAATGGTTTCAGGCGCATGGCGTCGAGCTTAAAGCTGAGAGTGATGGACGCATGTTCCCGACAACCAATGATTCACAGACTGTTGTTGACTGCCTTTTGGGGGCAGCCCGTGACTCGGGCGTTGAACTTAGAAAAAACAAACTAGTCCAAAAAATTCTTCCCAGTGCAGAGGGCTTTGAAATTCACAGCAAAGCCTCTGACCCCGTCAAAGCGCGATTTATCCTGCTTGCTACAGGCAGTATGCCCTATGGTGTCAGTCTTGCGAGCAATGTGGGACACAAACTCATAGCACCTGTTCCATCCCTTTTTACCTTTGAAATTAAAAATCCACTGCTCAAAGATTTAGCCGGAATCAGTTTTACCGAGGTGACAGCAACCTTAAAAGTAGAAGGAGCCTCTCAGGATTTTATCCAAAAGGGTCCTTGTCTTATCACCCACTGGGGGCTCAGTGGGCCTGCAATCTTAAAACTCTCGGCATTTGCTGCAAGAGAACTGCACGCCAGCGCATATAAAGCAACTTTAATCCTGAACTGGACTCAATCCCTCAAACAACACGAAGCTCTCGCACTGCTTGAGACCTGCAAAACTCAATCTCCTAAGAAAAAAGTGAGTAATGAAAACCCTTTTCCCTGCGTAAAAAGATTTTGGGACGCAATTTTACGGGAATCGGGTCTGAACGAAGCCCTCACCTATGGCGAAGTGACAAAAAAGCAATTGCAAGAGATTGCGCAACGTATGACTCAATACGAATTCAACGTAAAAGGTAAAGGTGAATTTAAAGAAGAATTCGTCACAGCAGGCGGTATAGCGCGAGAAGAAATTGACTTCCGCACTATGGAAAGCAAACTCCACCCAGGCCTTTATTTTGCAGGCGAAGCGACTGATGTGGACGGTGTTACGGGTGGATTTAATTTTCAAAATGCTTGGACAGGGGCATGGCTTTGTGGACAAGATATTGCCAAAAAATTGAAACACTAAGCTAAAAATTTATAAAATCATTAAATTTAAAACAACTTATTGATTTTATAGATTTTTCTATTTTTAGACCACTCAAATCATTGATAAAAAGCAAAAATATTGATAGCAAAAAGCAAATAATAATTTAAGTAATTATTATTATTTGCTTTTTGAAAGGCCAAAATTTTGCATAATAATAATCAGTTAAAATATCGCTCCGA is a genomic window containing:
- the recA gene encoding recombinase RecA, whose translation is MSAADTNINKFKALETLFQSVEKQFGKGTIMRLSDDSKIAQEIQVIPSGSISLDVALGVGGLPKGRVVEIYGTESSGKTTLTLHAIAECQKKGGIAAFIDAEHALDVSYARKIGVNTSDLLVSQPDNGEQALEIVDMLVRSGAVDLIVVDSVAALTPKAEIEGEMGDSHMGLQARLMSQALRKLTGSISKTNCCVIFINQVRMKIGIVFGNPETTTGGQALKFYSSVRLEVRRAAAIKNSNDTIGHRTKVKVVKNKVAAPFKEVEFDIMFGQGISKEGDILDLASAPEAEIIQKSGTWFTYNGERLGQGRENAKEYLREHPETMAKIEAAVRARANLIRTPANTTDEASEDSIKSLPGASQALPSTPTKPGRRSAAASVSAE
- a CDS encoding NAD(P)/FAD-dependent oxidoreductase → MEEWDLVVIGGGAAGYFGAIACAEAFPGARVLILEATARVLTKVKVSGGGRCNVTHNLYEPKQLISFYPRGQKELIGSFHKFQPKDTVEWFQAHGVELKAESDGRMFPTTNDSQTVVDCLLGAARDSGVELRKNKLVQKILPSAEGFEIHSKASDPVKARFILLATGSMPYGVSLASNVGHKLIAPVPSLFTFEIKNPLLKDLAGISFTEVTATLKVEGASQDFIQKGPCLITHWGLSGPAILKLSAFAARELHASAYKATLILNWTQSLKQHEALALLETCKTQSPKKKVSNENPFPCVKRFWDAILRESGLNEALTYGEVTKKQLQEIAQRMTQYEFNVKGKGEFKEEFVTAGGIAREEIDFRTMESKLHPGLYFAGEATDVDGVTGGFNFQNAWTGAWLCGQDIAKKLKH